A window of the Acidobacteriota bacterium genome harbors these coding sequences:
- a CDS encoding phosphoesterase, with protein sequence MKSAIREVERWPEYEVTIFHHNDADGLSSGAILTRAFERAGFEIRRICLEKPYPAVLERVFEQSGSLLVFTDFAGRIAPLISDLNHGRNLVLILDHHKAVAATDDRVHLLDPELFGLRGDREITASTTCYLFARTLHPENLDLARLATIGAVGDRFFVDGRLAGPNRDAALEAQRQGTIAIDLTEGGERYTVTTSRGPVDCSRFARSLDTLGGAGYQRRGPETGIGVCLDGPTEASDRVLSDLQEVQRKAFEGEIERIREHGWRETSHVRWLHVGDRFDPMGVKMIGAFLDTIRNTDMADQDCYLAGFQDVPNHIPGMGTFDFDQVKVSMRVADPMEDAIRSGEALGLDILLPEATSRVGGFADACHSLTAATTVPVGHEEDLIEEIEKVLGAWKTELDPLP encoded by the coding sequence ATGAAATCTGCCATCCGGGAGGTCGAGCGTTGGCCCGAATACGAGGTCACTATCTTCCATCACAACGACGCCGACGGGCTGAGCTCGGGGGCCATCCTGACTCGCGCCTTCGAGCGGGCGGGATTCGAGATCAGAAGGATTTGCCTCGAGAAGCCATATCCGGCGGTGCTGGAGCGCGTTTTCGAACAGTCGGGAAGCCTGCTCGTCTTCACCGATTTCGCCGGTCGCATCGCGCCGCTGATCTCGGACCTCAATCATGGGCGAAACCTGGTGCTGATCCTCGACCACCACAAAGCGGTGGCCGCAACCGACGATCGGGTGCATCTCCTCGATCCGGAGCTTTTCGGTCTGCGCGGCGACCGTGAGATCACCGCCTCGACGACCTGTTATCTCTTCGCCCGTACCTTGCACCCGGAGAATTTGGACCTCGCGCGGCTTGCCACCATCGGCGCTGTGGGTGACCGATTCTTCGTCGACGGCCGGTTGGCCGGCCCGAACAGGGACGCCGCGCTCGAGGCCCAGCGGCAGGGGACCATCGCGATCGACCTGACCGAGGGAGGTGAACGGTACACCGTGACCACCTCCCGTGGCCCGGTCGACTGTTCCCGCTTCGCGCGCTCGCTCGACACCCTGGGTGGGGCCGGTTACCAGCGCCGGGGTCCCGAGACCGGCATCGGTGTATGTCTCGACGGGCCGACGGAGGCGTCGGACAGGGTGCTGAGCGACCTACAGGAGGTCCAGAGGAAAGCGTTCGAAGGCGAGATCGAGAGGATCCGGGAACATGGCTGGAGGGAGACGTCTCACGTGCGGTGGCTGCACGTCGGTGACCGGTTCGATCCGATGGGGGTGAAGATGATCGGCGCCTTCCTCGATACCATCAGGAACACCGACATGGCCGATCAGGATTGCTACCTGGCAGGGTTCCAGGACGTACCCAATCACATTCCCGGCATGGGCACCTTCGATTTCGACCAGGTGAAGGTGTCGATGCGGGTGGCCGATCCGATGGAGGATGCGATCAGGTCGGGAGAAGCTCTCGGGCTCGACATTCTCTTGCCTGAAGCGACGTCGAGGGTCGGAGGGTTCGCGGACGCCTGCCACAGCCTGACCGCGGCTACGACCGTGCCCGTCGGCCACGAAGAAGATCTGATCGAGGAGATCGAGAAGGTTTTGGGAGCCTGGAAGACAGAATTGGATCCCTTGCCGTGA